GATTGATAGGCGTGTATTCGTTCGCAGAATGGCGGTATAAAGTGATTGTCTAGATCTAATACTTAGAGCGATCGTGATGTTGTGTCGTATGTATAACTTGGCCCGCGTTTTCGGCGATCGCGCTGTCAGTGAAGCTGTAGTCTATCTGGACAGCGAAACTGAGTCAAGCTGGAGTTTCAAGAGAGCGGAGTTGTCGCCGTTGAAGGTACCTTAGCTTGCGTGGGTTCCAAGGCGACGGTGGGTGAGAAAGGAAGCAAATGATGTAGCCACAATATGGGGTTGAAGGACCAGTTTACCAACAGAAGCAATAACCAGATTGATGCCGTACAGAACCTGACCTTACGTAGATACCTAGGCCAATATCAGAACAAAACGATCGAGGTTCAAGGACCAGTTTGGCAGGGTTTCGAGAGACGAGAGGACAGGTGATTGGAGGATCGAGAACAGAGGTTGCTGGCTTGCGGGCAACCAGGGCCTAAAGTGGAGGCGGACAAGACCCAGCCAGATGGTGATGTATTCCATTTACAGACCTGCCCGGGGCACTCAAGTCAACCTTGTGCTCTGTAACCTGTACTGCAGCCTACAGTTGCGGGCGGCTTCACTACCGTTGGAAAGTTTTGGAATAGCTCCGTCTGGCACAGTAGCGTGCTGTAGATTAGATGCTCTGAGCTTAACGTGTTTTATTCCGGGGTTACGATGGAGTTACGAGAGCATCccatgaagctgaggagCTGAACTGCTGCTGAGCAGCCGAGTAGCTGAGTTTGAGAATCAGTGCTAATAGCAATAGAGGATATATTGCAATCAACCTATTTGGCGCAAGGCAGCTGATTGTCGTTATATGCCTTCGTTCTCATAAGCGAGGAGTTTCCACCTCACCAAAGCAtttcaagcttgagaagtaaTGGTTTCGCCATCTGCATTCTTGACCAGATTCACATGCCGGTACACACAAATTGGAAAACCCCATACTCCGAATATATTGGTGCTTCGTGAGGCCATCAACAAAAATGTGAAAGATGGGTATCCTACAGACTGCATGCCGGCGGCTTGCAACACTCCAAAACTCCAAAACTCAGCAGACCGGAAGACATGAGGATTGTCTCGATCACAAACACCAGAATCTGATAGGTACTCTTCCCGCATGATCTTGTACCTCATCTTTTCTGCAACCAGAACTCAAATTGTCTTCGTATCGCAGGAATCATGCGATATTGAGTCGCATTATAAGATAAGATAGACAAGTCGAGATAAGAGCTCCGATGGCCCCAGGCGGGCCCCGACATACGGGATCGAGGGCATCGGCGTCCTCCGGGGCCCGGCACCGACCCCCATCGCCCCATGGAAAAGCTTCAATTCGCTAACAATTGCAACATCGGATACTGAATTGTTCGGCCGTAGGCGCTTGATTTCTGATCGCCAACGTCCGTCTCCGTCCGTTGAGCCGCTTAGAGTAGCGTTGTTTGGTTGCTTTGTCTCTAATCACCTTAGCCGGAGCCGTCATTATCGCTGGGAAGGGGGGCTGACATCCCAACCATTCTGCATACTTGCtaatctatatttaaaagcctattcCTCCCCTTTCCTCCTCTCAAATCATACCGtgcttcatcttgactcTTGAAAACATTACCGTCGCTCATCTCTTGTCGCAATACACTGAACCTGAAGCCTCCTTATCTGGTCTTATCAGTTATCAATACACGTCTTCAGACTTATCACACAACAAGCATCTCACAATGCCTTACGTATCTGCTGCTCGCTATGGCAAGGACAATGTCCGTGTCTGCAAGGTTGATCGCGATGCCTCTACTGGCATCCAGACCGTCACTGAGATGACCGTCTGCTGTCTTCTCGAGGGAGAGATTGAGACCTCCTACACCAAGGCCGATAATAGTGTTGTCGTTGCCACCGACTCTATCAAGAACACCATCTACATCACCGCCAAGCAGAACCCTGTCAACCCTCCCGAGTTGTACGCCTCTATCCTCGGTAGCCACTTCATCGAGAAGTACAGCCACATCCATGTTGCCAATATCAACGTCAAGACTGTTCGCTGGCAGCGTCTGGAGGTTGACGGCAAGCCTCACCCCCACAGCTTTTTcaaggatggcgaggagACCCGAAATGTGGAGGTTCGCGTGAGCCGACAGGAGGGCATCCAGATCAAGAGCTCTCTTGTTGGCTTGACTGTACTCAAGAGCACCGGTTCTGCTTTCCACGGCTTTGTTCGCGATGAGTACACAACTCTTCCCGAGACTTGGGATCGCATCTTCTCAACCGATGTTGATGCTACgtggaagtggaagaagttTGACTCACTAAACGCTGTCAAGGCCTTTGCTCCCAAATTCGACAGTGCTCGAGAGGCGGCACGCAACACCACTCTCAAGATCTTCGCCGAGGACGACAGTGCGAGTGTGCAAGCCACTATGTACAAGATGTCTACCCAGATCCTCGGGCTTGTGCCTGAGATTGCGACAGTCACCTACGCACTGCCTAACAAGCATTACTTCGAGATTGGTAAGCCTAGACACGCTTCCCCAAGTACACTATTGATACTGACCTCTTGTCTAGACCTGAGCTGGCACAAGGGACTTAAGAACACAGGCAAGGATGCTGAGGTTTACGCACCCCAATCTGGACCCAATGGTCTTATCAAGTGCGAGGTATCCCGTGACAACTTGCAATCAAAGCTATGAGGGGCGTTGAGAGTGGTTGTATTCTGCGGCGATAGATGTCAAGATGGAACGTTATAATGAACCCAGGATAAAGATTGATACCAAGCGATGGACTTAGATTCTAGCACTAGATATGATTTGAGtaattaccttaattttGCTACCTTTCTGCTTTTTCTGATTGTAACGTGTTGCGACCTATACTGTGGTATCACTTCACTGATGCCTTTTTACGATTGGTATCCATGTGTGAGCTGTCGGGGCATAATCAAGGTAAATATCACTGGCAGAGCGTAAATCAGACCCAGCGTTTTTGCACAGCAGATGAAATGTACATCGGGcacatcatatcatgaaaAACGTTGATAATTGCTTGGTGCTAGTTCGTAATATGCCAAGATATTGGTACAAATAGTACAAGGACTCTCACAGCCCATCCGCATACTGCGTAGTTTCTACCGCACAGCTCCCTCGCCCCATATTCACTACCGTACTTCTTATAATCGTTTCTTATCGCCATTTCGGACTCTTTCAGTGGCCTTCTCCCAACCCTCAGCTCCCACTGGTATACCAGCAAAACGTATCAAGTTATCCTTGTACGGATGAGCGTCGCCCTCAAACGCCTTAAGTCTTGCCAATCGCTTGTCTCGTAGTCGGTTCTTGGGCAACATGCCACGCACAGCCTTGCGCAGAACCTCACTGCCTCCGTGCGCCTCCATGAGTGCGTCCATTGTGACGGTCTTAAGGCTACCAGGTCGTGTCGTGTGTCGGTAGTAAGGCTTTTGCCACTTCTTGCGGCCGGTTGTGTGAAGAGCGGCGCAGTTGGTCACGACAACGTAGTCACCGCAGTCGGTTGAGGGGTCGAAAATCGGCTTGTGCTTGCCCATGAGAAGAACAGCGATGCGAGATGCGAGACGGCCGAGTGAAGGTGGTGTAACTCCGGGCTGAGTAGAGAGTGTGGCATGAGGGGCGGAGGCAGATACACCGTGCCATACTCGAGAGTAGGCCAGTTTTGTCTATTTGATATTGGTTAGACAAGAGAAAGACTTGAAAATGTTCATCTTATCAGCTCACCAGGCCGACGACTTGCGACATGTTGGGGGCTTTGAGAGATCAATCTCTCACAAGGTACCTCCAATTGGTTTGATCAGCCGCAAAACTGGAATAGGAGGGGTCAAATCGTCGTGTATCTTGGTTTTGCTGTATCACGAGATCTACCAACACCGAATCGCTCAACCAGAAAGTTTGGATCCAGATGCCAAGGATTAATTGCTGACTCAGGGAGAAGAACAGTCACGTGCCAATAGCTTAAATCCCGAAGCCACTGCCTGACCCGCTTCCGGGGTGCGGAAGTGTGCGACAACGGCCGGACCCCGATGTTATCACTCGATTGTGGATTTCAAAGCAGCGAACAAAACCCGCCCACGTCGTGCTACAACCTTGTTTTCTAAGCAAATGCCTCTCAAGTTTACACCTGCAAGAGTATTTACAACTGCTTCTCTCTTTACAATAGCTGGTTATTCAGCATATCAATATCGAATCTCACGTATCAGCTCTAACACCACGCCCCCCACTTGTTAGTTCTCCAACTTCTATGCGATTCTCTTACACTGGAAGTATGAAACTAACCGATCAACGCAGCATCTAACAAGATGACGGCCGATAACTCGTTTGAGGTGCGCACAAAATTCTGAGCTATGAGTCATGGCTGAGAAAAGGGGACGAGGAGAGTTGTTGAGATCTTTTCCCAGTATTCATGAACTAATGAAACGTCTCGAAAACAGACCCTCTTTGCTGTTCCGCTGTCATGTGACGGTTGTGTCAAGGCGGTTTCAGACTCTCTGTACAAGCTCGGCGGTATCAGTAATGTGGAAGGCAACTTGAAGGACCAGTTGATTTCTGTCAAGGGCACCGGTAAGGCGAGCTAACTCACCGAGCCGTGTACAAGCTAACGGTGCCGAACTTCCAGCTCCCCCATCAGCTATCGTAGAAGCTATCCAAGCCACCGGAAGAGATGCCATATTGCGTGGAACGGGGGCCTCAAACAGTATGTGCAGAGCAGTTGCTCACCCTCCTGTGATACAATCACACTGCCATTGGAATGCCGGCTCCTCAAATCTTGGCTCTACAACTTGGTACGATGGATCACTAACCTCGAAATCTGACAGGTGCCGCTGTGAGTATTCTCGAAACATTTGAAGATCCTGTGGACGGTTTCTACGAAGAGCCCAGCAGAGATGTAAGGGGGCTAGCAAGAATGGTACAAGTTAGTTCAGGACGGACATTGGTTGACTTGACTATCCGCGGCGTTTCGCCCGGAACTTACAAAGCTTCAATTCGCGCATACGGTGACTTGAAGAACGGTGCAACCTCAACGGGTCCTGTCTGGACAggagaagacaagaagcCTCGGGGTGACCTTGGTACTATTGAGGTCGGTGAGGACGGACGGGGCGCTGCCTTCATAGACCATGGTTTCCAAATCTGGGAGGTTATTGGGCACGCCATGGTCCTGACAAggcaggaagagaaggacgaACCACTGAAGAACGATAAGGACACCGTCGTCGGCATTATCGCACGAAGCGCTGGCATGTGGGATAACGATAAGACGGTGTGCTCATGCACAGGCAAGACGCTTTGGGAGGAACGAAAGGACGAGGTCCAGAAGGGAATGCTATGATAACGAGGCATATACCAAATCCAAGTCGGCAAACAAGCCTTAACATTATCGCTGAACAGTGACAAGAAGAGTATTATTTCTGATTTATGGCATGATGCACACCCTTCGTTGGAGGCTTGTCGTCCCTTCGACTGTTTCTCCGCAAATTTGAACCAGAGCCCATGCAAACCGAGTTGGGTCGAAGGGTGACAAGTGGAAGATCTGTAACGCATCGACGATGCTGCGGCGAGATGTGGTGCGATATCTGACCTGGGGACAAGATCGAACATGGGTCTTTTCCATGATCATGGTTCGATATCATTCCAAAGAGGCAATATCTCTCGTATTTAGCTGTGCCTCACGGAAAAACTGATTCTCGTAATCGTTCTCTTTGAAGAAATTCGGAACTATATCCTGCGGTTACATATCCTCGTGATAAAAGCTGGTAAACGGCTGATGGAAGTTTGAGACTAAGGCATAGACGGCAAGTAGAATCTGAGATCCAGGGCTTCAATGCATTGGCAGTAAGACCTTGctgggatgaagatgaaaccCCGGAGATCAGCCACATAATTATGCGAGACAATGGTGTAAGTGACAGCTGTAACATGTTCCATTGgcatctcctccttgacgTCAGTCACGATAGGCTAGCGCTGCCAAGGTGAGCTTCGGAGTAGATCGACTGTTTCGATGACtacaaagagaaaagaatatTCAGGTGAGTGAAGGATGAGACGAAAGGACAGGGACGATACCTGCTCGTGTGTATGAGAGAGACGGGAGGAAATACAAGGCTGAGGGTTAGCTCAAACCTTCGCATCAGGATAGTAGATAAACTCAAGATCTGATGTACGATGAGAAACAGGGCGAAATGAAGGAACTAGAAACTGTTCAAAGTTGAATCTGGAACTTAGATACAATACTAACTAACCTTGATGGGTACATGATCGACTATTGCCGTTGAATCCGCTCGTACTGTGAGACAGACAGATACACAGGTCAGTGGTATACGATTATTCAACTTGAACCATTTTCATGATAACAAGGTATGTTGGAGTAATGCTGGCTCTCTTATCAAGATTGACCAATGGCTCTGGCTCGCTTGTTAAGCGATGTCAACagatatttaactttattagctttttatatcaAGTAGATATCTCAATATACGTGAAAGTGTCTAATGTATACTATCGATTTTAAGCTCACCAAATAGTGTCCGGTGTGAGATTGTCTCAGATATCTCGTGCCTGAACTTCATGACGTCTAGAAACTTTCTGCTACGTCCCCGGGTCTCGGGCTGTAACCAACTGGCACCCCTGGCTTGGCTCCATGGGGCTCCGGATCACCATATGCCGAAAGGTTCAATGCAACATGCACTGCCGCAGTCGTCGTAAGGCCTCCCACATAAAGGGAGTACATCTATATAGTTGTTGGCCCGGTAAGGAGGTCAGACGGGGTCAGAACGTCAGGAGAAAAACTCCCAACACAATCAGGCTTGAGAGACTGGATGAAGAGCCCGGACTGGTGGTACGCTATGGATACTCGGTACTATATCGTACACAGCCAGATGCGTGTTGAGTGGGCGCATTAGCGTCGAGGGCTGGCGGCAATAGAAGCAAGGGATAGGCTGGGGATtctccaagatgaagatgtggtAAAAAATCATGAGagcaagcatcatcatctgtcgTTTTGTTCAAGTCATGAAAGTTGTTcctgtactccgtaggttGGTGCCGGTTTCTTCCTAAACTCCGTTTGCCAAGATCGCTTGAGAGTCTCTCCCTGGTGGCCGCCCGGGTTGGATCTCGGCTCTTTGCTAACGAGAGTACAGTACAACGACTCTCGTTTTCACTCACCGTAGATCCCCACTGGTCCTCGCATCTTGGCAGCTTGGGCTGGACAGGAAGGCCAGTACCACTTGCAACGCTCATTTCGATCTCGTGCCTTCGGGACCGAAGCCTGAATAGAACAAAAACGTTACGATCGAGTCTAGTAACAGTAAGTTATGTTAGTCTGCTGTATGTTCCATTCCTTTTGGCCTATGCTGCAGGGTCCATCACTCTAAACTGCCCACATCAGGGCGCTTAAACCCAGATTAGGATTGATCGAGAGGATGGAACGCACGTCATTCGACACCAGCAGCTTGGACGCATAaacccatcccatcccatcagCCACGGCGGTCGACCAGGGTATGACTTGTTGGCGTTGTCCGCTATGTAAGTTCGACTGAAGATTTCCCATCATGGGAGAGAGGGGAGAATTGGAGTAGGCGCCGAGGGGTGGGTCCTTCAGGCAAGACCCTGGTGCAGTGGCCAATGAGAAGATGCGCCTGAGAGTGACCAGCACCTGTGACAGTCGCTGCAGCAGGTGCATAAAGTGACCCCTTTGTCTAAGCAAACCCTGGCAGAACCCCAAATCTTTCATCACAGTTCGCATAGAACCTTTCGATTACTTTGAGGCCATCTGACGACGCTGCTGAATGCAGTGGTTCGATCTAACATGAGAGCTAGTTTCATGAGTGTAGGATACACCAATTTAGCTCTCATCTATgtgaggaaaagaaagacatcaCATCTAGGTAgttcatcacatcacaagTGACGGTTATGCATTCAGTCTTAGTCTACACCGTCAAACAGccaacttttctttttcgaATTCCCCGATATGCATCCATTAGTTATGCCAGTGGAGAAGAGCAACAAGATGAGGATTTTAGGTTGCCAGCTCAAACCCGGCCCGGTAAGAGTGTTGGTAAACCTCTTACATGTGGCTAGCGGTCGATCAGACGTTGCCCATACACCGAGAGGAGTAATGCATTTCAGATCTCAGATGCAGTCGGAAACATTGCTGTAGCAGAGTgcaagaggaaaagaaaaacgtGCGAACCCTTGTTGCACATCCCCCTGGCCCGCTGCTGAACAGACCTCGGGGGGGATAAAACctcttgatgttgaattCAGGGTGCCAGAATAAACTGGTCTAAAGCTCTACTAAGATATACTATACACTTACCTGAGTCTTTTTATCGCTTAGGATAAAGGCtctaagttttcttgcctccccttgGCAGAGACTACAGAGTGTGGTTGTAGAGAGTCAGGTCCCGTGCAGGCCGTGTGACAACCATCATCGACCAATTCCCATCGTCTCTAGGCGCTGGGTCTAGTTGCACCAGCCACTCATCGGTTGTTGTGCCGTATGTCATCTCAAGCACTGCTGCAATCGATCACTTCCATCACCACGCCATTGACTCTTGGCTCGCAATAATCTCTTGTTCGATCTAGAAATAGGCCATGGAATTGGCAGTTTTGTTCCTCACAAAAGTTTTGATTCCATGCCATGTGTTTGCATTGCAGCTGAGCCGGAGGGAAACATCCCACTTACATGAACGATTTCTTGGCCTACCTATTCTCTCAAGCTGGATATAATAATGACTACTCGGCCTCTCGATTTGTCGTTCACCGATCAGTATCTCGATCGTCTTCTCTTTGTTGTATCGTGATAACTGTTGCATACAATACCCGTCCGTACAATAGCTTGTTGTTCTATACGCGTTTAGGTCTCGAGTCAATTCCAACACTCAACTCTGAGCCTTTCAACCACTTCTCAACCAACCTCAGCAACCAACAACGCTTGaggctataaaaagaatacTCCAAGAGCAGACAGAATCGGCATACGATCCAACCTAATCTCCCATCGATTATCTATATCACCAAACAAACCAATCCCCTCATCGTCTAGTCACCAAGCACATCTTGACtttcctctttctctctcgaGGTAGCGCCACTGGCTTGGTCGCCAAGACATCGAGACTTGCAGTGCGCCAATTGCTTGCTTCAGGCTCCTTTCGCACTCCAGCACCGGACTATCCCTGCAAAGCCAACCCCCTGTCCCCTAGCTTCAGTGAGGTGTCCGCCAGGCCCGTACTTGGCATACCCCTGTACCCCCGTACCGTGCCTAGCGTACCTGCCCCCCCGCCGCCATTCGACCCGACCGCACCGCACCTTCCTTACCTCTGGTCACAGGTGCTGCCCGCCGAATAATAAGTTGGGACAGCCCTCATACA
This genomic stretch from Fusarium fujikuroi IMI 58289 draft genome, chromosome FFUJ_chr09 harbors:
- a CDS encoding probable urate oxidase (uricase), which translates into the protein MPYVSAARYGKDNVRVCKVDRDASTGIQTVTEMTVCCLLEGEIETSYTKADNSVVVATDSIKNTIYITAKQNPVNPPELYASILGSHFIEKYSHIHVANINVKTVRWQRLEVDGKPHPHSFFKDGEETRNVEVRVSRQEGIQIKSSLVGLTVLKSTGSAFHGFVRDEYTTLPETWDRIFSTDVDATWKWKKFDSLNAVKAFAPKFDSAREAARNTTLKIFAEDDSASVQATMYKMSTQILGLVPEIATVTYALPNKHYFEIDLSWHKGLKNTGKDAEVYAPQSGPNGLIKCEVSRDNLQSKL
- a CDS encoding probable LYS7-copper chaperone for superoxide dismutase Sod1p, yielding MTADNSFETLFAVPLSCDGCVKAVSDSLYKLGGISNVEGNLKDQLISVKGTAPPSAIVEAIQATGRDAILRGTGASNSAAVSILETFEDPVDGFYEEPSRDVRGLARMVQVSSGRTLVDLTIRGVSPGTYKASIRAYGDLKNGATSTGPVWTGEDKKPRGDLGTIEVGEDGRGAAFIDHGFQIWEVIGHAMVLTRQEEKDEPLKNDKDTVVGIIARSAGMWDNDKTVCSCTGKTLWEERKDEVQKGML
- a CDS encoding probable ribosomal protein L23, mitochondrial, with translation MSQVVGLTKLAYSRVWHGVSASAPHATLSTQPGVTPPSLGRLASRIAVLLMGKHKPIFDPSTDCGDYVVVTNCAALHTTGRKKWQKPYYRHTTRPGSLKTVTMDALMEAHGGSEVLRKAVRGMLPKNRLRDKRLARLKAFEGDAHPYKDNLIRFAGIPVGAEGWEKATERVRNGDKKRL